The following are encoded together in the Bacillus sp. V2I10 genome:
- a CDS encoding right-handed parallel beta-helix repeat-containing protein, whose translation MTNYSGSYLVELDRWGIKNDGSDAPNTTIGINNAIIWAAKNNFKEIILPKGIYLIDETKTLEPESYMTLNLNGSTLRIRDNNLPNYAIISFKRNQKFSRITNGKIEGDKNSHDYSSGGTHEGGYGIQIGSFTPSADGGNNTRFITVDNLEIFNCTGDAITVNSTFGQIFPTPTNLAASWEQGGISTTNGTLTSDLNKIRSKLTIDLSQTLIKRYGYFGLYGNGYGALGSGILCDYFDVIFYRTDNTFLSSRKQVQFFDEIEVPLGASYAKIMLHQNQIPNSSNCLINVRVPSFPQHSYIEKCNLHHCRRQGISLCGTKHIYIRDNQIHHIGGTPPQAGIDVEDGYDLNQYIYIERNNFHDNHFYDVVVVNGKSIFIKENKISYTIGGGASLAINGGADKVIITNNNLHNAKVILSGDLTFENNNLFATQINVLGTYSTRPISLYNNLFHNCKLVIDNPFPYLVKIDACRFFNDNEKLNAFSSLQWTIEFKNEPQIISNCLFEGLDVFYLTYAAATTFKGGWIFENNTFKNVKNPSLLAGTYTNCSFIGIDFLGTFANINDDLVLINCEIHSNDVNNTLINLNNLKSFVMKGCTIHKKNGHILRIVNITDYIYLKNNIFKVIDDTLPRSILQIQPSTSGNLIIENNIISAKNLNQIGMEIMESNNIESIIRNNILKKAIIKFSGKEILDHNIINSVIDPYYKMSAEPTSKYFRYGQKLENTNLMGSTFEGWVCVKAGLANNSSWKANTVFSLYEIVNANNKVYRCIVAGKSGLTAPSHTFGTAADGTVTWQYVDEKAIFKTYGFINN comes from the coding sequence ATGACGAACTATTCTGGATCCTATCTTGTAGAACTTGACCGTTGGGGAATTAAAAATGATGGATCAGATGCTCCAAATACAACTATTGGAATCAACAATGCAATCATTTGGGCAGCAAAAAATAACTTTAAAGAAATCATTTTACCAAAAGGAATTTACTTAATAGATGAAACTAAAACTCTAGAGCCAGAAAGCTATATGACACTAAATTTAAATGGGTCAACATTAAGAATAAGAGATAACAACTTACCTAATTATGCGATAATTAGCTTTAAAAGAAATCAAAAGTTTTCAAGAATTACCAATGGGAAGATTGAAGGTGATAAAAATTCCCATGATTATTCATCTGGAGGAACACATGAAGGTGGTTACGGCATTCAAATTGGCAGCTTTACTCCATCAGCAGATGGTGGAAATAATACAAGGTTCATAACCGTTGACAACCTTGAAATTTTTAATTGTACGGGAGATGCTATAACTGTAAATAGCACATTTGGGCAAATATTTCCTACACCTACCAATCTAGCCGCTTCCTGGGAGCAAGGCGGTATCAGTACAACTAATGGAACTCTAACGTCTGATCTTAATAAAATCAGATCTAAATTAACGATTGATTTGTCTCAGACACTTATAAAAAGATATGGTTATTTTGGATTGTATGGAAATGGATATGGAGCTTTAGGTTCAGGTATTCTATGTGATTACTTCGATGTAATATTTTATAGAACAGATAACACCTTTCTTTCTTCAAGAAAACAAGTACAATTCTTCGATGAAATAGAAGTACCTTTAGGAGCCAGCTATGCAAAAATTATGTTACATCAGAATCAAATCCCTAATAGCAGTAACTGTTTAATTAATGTAAGAGTACCCTCTTTTCCTCAACACTCTTATATAGAAAAATGTAATCTGCATCATTGTAGAAGACAAGGCATTAGTCTTTGTGGTACTAAACATATATATATAAGAGATAATCAAATTCATCATATTGGAGGAACACCTCCTCAAGCAGGGATTGATGTCGAGGATGGATATGATTTAAATCAATATATATATATAGAAAGAAATAATTTTCATGATAATCACTTTTATGATGTTGTCGTGGTAAACGGAAAATCAATCTTTATAAAAGAAAACAAAATCTCATATACAATTGGTGGCGGAGCTTCATTAGCAATCAATGGTGGTGCGGATAAAGTAATTATTACGAACAATAATTTGCATAACGCCAAAGTAATTCTATCTGGAGATCTTACCTTTGAGAATAATAACCTTTTTGCTACTCAGATAAACGTTTTAGGAACTTACAGTACAAGACCTATAAGTTTATACAATAATCTCTTTCATAACTGTAAATTAGTGATTGATAACCCTTTTCCTTATTTAGTTAAAATTGATGCTTGTAGGTTTTTCAATGATAATGAGAAATTAAATGCTTTTTCAAGTCTTCAATGGACGATAGAGTTTAAAAATGAGCCTCAAATCATATCAAATTGTTTATTTGAAGGACTTGATGTATTTTATTTGACATATGCTGCAGCAACTACCTTTAAAGGAGGATGGATATTTGAAAATAATACATTTAAAAATGTTAAAAACCCATCACTTTTAGCAGGAACCTATACCAACTGTTCATTTATTGGCATTGATTTTTTAGGGACGTTTGCAAATATTAATGATGATCTAGTACTAATTAACTGTGAAATTCACAGTAATGATGTCAATAATACACTGATTAACCTAAATAATCTAAAGTCATTTGTTATGAAAGGGTGCACTATACACAAAAAAAATGGTCATATTTTAAGAATAGTAAATATTACAGATTATATATATCTTAAAAATAATATTTTTAAAGTAATAGATGATACTCTACCAAGATCAATACTACAAATACAACCTTCCACAAGTGGCAACTTAATAATAGAGAATAATATCATTTCTGCTAAAAATCTTAATCAAATAGGTATGGAAATAATGGAATCTAATAATATTGAGTCAATAATTAGGAATAATATTTTAAAAAAGGCAATAATCAAGTTTAGCGGTAAAGAGATACTTGACCATAATATAATAAATAGTGTAATTGACCCTTATTACAAAATGTCAGCAGAACCAACATCTAAATACTTTAGATATGGTCAAAAATTAGAGAACACTAATTTAATGGGATCAACATTTGAAGGTTGGGTATGTGTTAAGGCTGGTTTAGCCAACAATTCATCCTGGAAAGCTAACACAGTTTTCTCATTATATGAAATAGTTAACGCAAATAATAAAGTATACAGATGTATAGTTGCTGGAAAGAGTGGCCTAACTGCTCCATCTCATACATTTGGAACAGCTGCTGATGGTACTGTTACTTGGCAGTATGTTGATGAGAAAGCAATATTTAAAACTTATGGTTTTATTAATAACTAA
- the galE gene encoding UDP-glucose 4-epimerase GalE: MAILVTGGAGYIGSHTCVELLNAGHDIIIIDNLSNSKKTSLDRIKEITDKDFKFYNLDLLDKHALEFVFIENKIEAVIHFAGLKAVGESVEMPLHYYHNNITGSVILFELMEKFGVRNLVFSSSATVYGTQEQVPLTEELPLEATNPYGRTKLMIEEILRDIYVSNNKWSIALLRYFNPVGAHPSGLIGEDPNGIPNNLVPYITQVAIGKRKEINVFGNDYDTHDGTGIRDFIHVVDLAAGHIKALEKVISSVGVSAYNLGTGKGYSVLEMIHAFEKVIGKNIPYKIIDRRSGDIGISYADSTKAQKELDWVAKKGIEEMCCDSWRWQLNNPNGYEVDNEKRISSFSSIPVSDKQIIKTTV, translated from the coding sequence ATGGCAATCTTAGTTACAGGCGGTGCAGGATACATAGGCTCACATACATGTGTTGAATTGTTAAATGCTGGACATGACATAATTATTATTGATAATTTATCTAATTCAAAAAAAACTTCTCTAGACCGAATTAAAGAAATTACTGATAAAGATTTCAAATTTTACAACTTAGATTTATTAGACAAACATGCTTTAGAATTTGTATTTATAGAAAATAAAATTGAAGCTGTAATTCATTTCGCAGGGCTTAAAGCTGTAGGAGAATCAGTAGAAATGCCGCTGCATTATTATCACAACAATATTACAGGTTCTGTTATTCTATTTGAATTGATGGAAAAGTTCGGAGTAAGAAACCTTGTATTCAGTTCATCAGCAACCGTTTACGGTACGCAAGAACAGGTTCCACTTACAGAGGAATTACCTCTTGAAGCAACCAATCCATATGGCAGAACCAAATTGATGATCGAGGAGATTTTGAGAGATATATATGTGTCAAACAATAAATGGAGCATAGCACTCCTGCGGTATTTTAATCCTGTTGGGGCTCATCCTAGTGGCCTAATAGGTGAAGATCCAAATGGTATTCCAAATAATTTAGTTCCTTACATTACACAAGTTGCAATAGGAAAGAGGAAAGAGATAAACGTCTTTGGTAATGATTATGATACCCATGATGGAACGGGAATAAGAGATTTTATTCACGTTGTTGATCTTGCAGCTGGTCATATAAAAGCACTTGAAAAGGTAATATCCTCTGTAGGTGTTAGTGCCTATAATCTTGGGACTGGTAAAGGGTATAGTGTATTGGAAATGATCCACGCATTTGAAAAAGTAATAGGTAAGAATATACCATACAAAATAATTGACCGGAGATCAGGGGATATTGGAATTAGTTATGCGGATTCTACAAAAGCTCAAAAGGAGTTAGATTGGGTTGCAAAAAAAGGAATTGAAGAAATGTGTTGTGATTCTTGGCGTTGGCAGCTGAATAATCCAAATGGATATGAGGTTGACAATGAAAAACGAATAAGCTCTTTTTCATCAATTCCTGTTTCAGATAAGCAGATAATAAAAACCACAGTATAG
- a CDS encoding asparagine synthase-related protein has product MSAIVGIYHFDGEPIRIEECKNVMKTMQKFPADDVQTWTNKNLFLGCHAQWITPESVGEVLPYYDYELKMAITADVIIDNRMELFDRLQVAKFLRKDITDSKLILLAYEKWGEEAPKYLVGDFAFMIWDEKRQLLFGARDFSGTRTLYFYNDGSKFAFSTIIEPLFSISNISKKLNDQWLAEFIAIPVTTDSISTDTTVYNNIKQLPPSHTIKLENGRLYLRQYSKFDYSVKLKLKSNGEYEEAFKEVFNTAVVDRLRTHRSVGAHLSGGLDSGSVVSFAAKALKEKKKRLHTFSYVPVDDFVDWTHRYRVANERPLIESTVNFVGNINDKYLSFPDTNPYSEIDDWLQTMEMPYKFFENSFWLKGIYEQASSQGVGLLLNGQRGNWTISFGPALDYYARLLRQFKFPSLYKEVNLYSKNIGVKKSRIMKFVCRKAFPEIARLSNSKNQECFPIWINPEFASRTKIFEKLEEQEIDISGTNTTDAYHIKNNQFNQLHFWGLNGTIGTKLSLRHSLWERDPTNDIRVVQFCLSVPDEQFVQRGLDRALVRRATNGLLPEDIRLNQRSRGVQGADGVHRMISSWKVFIDELYNLLKDPNVSSFVNNELLAKYIKRIEMDYTPRLIFEFEFRILMRSLILYRFLNKIEGR; this is encoded by the coding sequence ATGAGTGCAATAGTTGGAATTTATCATTTTGACGGTGAACCAATAAGAATTGAAGAATGTAAGAATGTAATGAAAACTATGCAAAAGTTTCCCGCAGATGATGTTCAGACATGGACTAATAAGAATTTATTTCTTGGCTGCCACGCACAATGGATCACACCTGAATCAGTTGGCGAAGTATTGCCTTACTATGATTATGAGTTAAAAATGGCAATTACTGCGGATGTCATTATTGACAACCGTATGGAACTATTTGATAGATTACAAGTCGCTAAATTTTTGAGAAAAGATATTACCGACAGCAAATTAATATTGCTTGCATATGAAAAATGGGGAGAAGAAGCCCCAAAGTATTTAGTTGGTGATTTTGCCTTTATGATCTGGGATGAAAAGCGTCAATTGCTCTTTGGGGCTAGAGACTTTTCGGGTACTAGAACACTTTATTTCTACAATGATGGTTCAAAATTTGCGTTTAGTACAATTATTGAACCTCTTTTCTCCATCTCTAATATTAGTAAAAAACTGAATGACCAGTGGCTTGCTGAATTTATTGCAATACCTGTTACAACGGATTCCATTTCCACCGACACGACTGTTTATAACAATATTAAGCAACTACCGCCTTCACATACAATTAAATTAGAAAATGGACGTTTATACCTAAGACAATATTCAAAATTTGATTATTCAGTTAAATTGAAATTAAAATCTAATGGAGAATATGAGGAAGCTTTTAAAGAAGTATTTAATACAGCAGTTGTTGATAGACTGCGGACTCATCGAAGTGTTGGGGCTCATCTTAGCGGAGGGTTAGATTCTGGCTCAGTGGTTAGCTTTGCAGCTAAAGCTTTGAAGGAGAAAAAGAAGAGATTACATACATTTAGTTACGTTCCAGTGGATGACTTTGTTGATTGGACACATAGATATAGAGTGGCTAATGAGAGACCGTTAATTGAATCGACGGTTAACTTTGTAGGTAACATTAATGACAAGTATTTAAGCTTTCCGGATACTAATCCATATTCTGAAATCGATGATTGGCTGCAAACTATGGAGATGCCTTATAAGTTTTTTGAAAACTCTTTTTGGCTAAAAGGAATTTATGAGCAAGCAAGTAGTCAGGGAGTTGGATTACTGCTAAATGGCCAAAGAGGCAATTGGACGATTTCTTTTGGTCCAGCTCTAGATTACTATGCCCGCTTGTTAAGGCAATTCAAATTTCCGAGCTTATACAAAGAAGTAAACTTATACAGTAAAAATATAGGTGTGAAAAAATCAAGAATTATGAAATTTGTATGTAGGAAAGCGTTTCCTGAAATTGCAAGACTCTCTAACTCGAAAAATCAAGAATGTTTTCCTATTTGGATAAATCCTGAATTTGCATCTCGTACTAAAATTTTCGAAAAACTGGAAGAGCAGGAAATCGATATTAGTGGGACAAATACGACTGATGCTTATCATATAAAAAATAATCAGTTTAATCAATTACATTTTTGGGGATTAAACGGGACCATTGGCACCAAATTATCATTAAGACATTCATTATGGGAGCGCGATCCTACAAACGATATAAGGGTAGTTCAATTTTGTCTATCTGTTCCAGATGAACAATTCGTTCAGAGGGGACTTGATCGGGCACTTGTCCGCAGAGCTACTAACGGACTATTGCCAGAAGATATAAGACTTAATCAAAGATCCCGTGGAGTACAAGGGGCTGATGGAGTTCATAGAATGATAAGCTCATGGAAAGTATTTATAGATGAACTCTACAACCTACTTAAAGATCCTAATGTTTCATCTTTTGTAAATAACGAACTATTGGCGAAATACATTAAGAGAATTGAAATGGACTACACACCTAGGCTTATCTTTGAATTTGAATTTAGAATTTTAATGCGAAGTTTAATATTATATAGATTTTTAAATAAAATTGAAGGGAGGTGA
- a CDS encoding paeninodin family lasso peptide, with the protein MKSWQTPELEVLDVSLTMAGPGIKTPDAVQPDVDETIHYS; encoded by the coding sequence ATGAAATCTTGGCAAACTCCAGAACTTGAGGTATTAGATGTTAGTTTGACAATGGCTGGACCAGGGATAAAAACACCTGATGCTGTTCAGCCCGACGTTGATGAGACGATCCATTATAGTTAA
- a CDS encoding aldolase, with translation MNKIRLKTQLYHAFGFNIQSDIDLLELPLIKIEENEPQIIIEISDLTLIWKELSDENKSFVIKKEFILFKIQSVGIFLVQKGREILYSPLADAEDDLIRLYLLGTCMGAILMQRRVLPLHGSAIAIDGKAYAIIGDSGAGKSTLASSLINMGYQLISDDVIPVTLNEEKLPLITPAYPQQKLWLESLNEFGMNANGYKQIFNRETKYAVPVKNQFVSQKLQLSGVFELVKSDNTEIIVNPIHKLNSLQTLFKHTYRNFFIAQMGLMEWHFNTTVAMAEKINLYQLSRPTNRFTSHELAEEIINAIKEEEILYG, from the coding sequence TTGAATAAAATTCGATTGAAGACACAGCTGTACCATGCTTTTGGATTTAATATACAGTCGGATATAGATTTGCTGGAACTGCCTCTAATTAAAATAGAAGAGAATGAACCTCAAATAATAATAGAAATATCAGATTTGACTTTGATTTGGAAAGAACTATCAGATGAAAACAAATCTTTTGTTATTAAAAAGGAATTTATCTTGTTCAAAATACAATCAGTTGGTATTTTTTTGGTGCAAAAAGGAAGAGAAATTCTCTATTCGCCCTTGGCGGATGCCGAAGATGATCTAATTCGTCTTTACCTGCTTGGAACATGCATGGGTGCAATATTAATGCAAAGAAGAGTTTTACCATTGCACGGCAGTGCTATCGCAATCGACGGTAAAGCATACGCAATTATTGGTGACTCAGGAGCAGGCAAATCAACTCTGGCTTCTTCTTTAATAAATATGGGGTATCAACTTATCAGTGATGATGTCATTCCCGTAACTCTAAATGAAGAAAAACTTCCCTTAATAACTCCGGCTTATCCTCAGCAAAAACTTTGGTTAGAAAGTCTCAATGAGTTTGGAATGAATGCAAATGGTTATAAACAGATTTTTAATAGAGAAACTAAATACGCAGTTCCAGTAAAAAATCAATTCGTTTCTCAGAAGCTTCAGCTTTCGGGGGTTTTTGAGTTAGTTAAATCGGACAATACAGAGATAATAGTAAACCCAATCCATAAACTAAACAGTCTTCAAACTTTGTTCAAACATACATATCGTAATTTCTTTATCGCTCAAATGGGTTTGATGGAATGGCATTTTAATACAACTGTAGCAATGGCTGAGAAAATCAATTTATACCAGCTTAGCAGGCCAACTAACCGTTTCACTTCACATGAACTGGCTGAAGAAATAATAAATGCTATCAAAGAGGAGGAAATTTTGTATGGATAA
- a CDS encoding lasso peptide biosynthesis PqqD family chaperone: MDNAVISLTNSIVSQGEGNIVSDMNGEKVMLSISNGKYYNLGEMGSVIWDLIESPINFNQLIESLLSQYQVERDECQKQVLSFLESLNKEKLIKLEKDI; this comes from the coding sequence ATGGATAACGCAGTAATCTCTTTAACAAATTCTATTGTAAGCCAAGGAGAAGGAAACATCGTAAGTGATATGAACGGGGAAAAAGTGATGCTCAGTATAAGTAATGGAAAATACTATAATCTAGGTGAAATGGGTAGTGTGATTTGGGATCTTATAGAAAGCCCTATAAACTTTAATCAATTAATCGAAAGTTTGCTTTCACAATATCAAGTTGAAAGAGATGAGTGTCAGAAACAGGTACTTTCTTTTTTAGAGTCCTTAAATAAAGAAAAATTAATTAAATTAGAAAAAGATATCTAG
- a CDS encoding lasso peptide biosynthesis B2 protein has protein sequence MDLKTKLLLAESFFYLGLGRYLKSIPFSKVAPSLGQHMEETAYETINFNKKTIASVSQAINIMSKYTFWESQCLVKAIAAMKMLEKRNIESTLYLGTARDESGELVAHAWLRSGPYFVTGSEGKENYTVVGKFAKKIGGLENET, from the coding sequence ATGGATTTGAAGACTAAATTACTTTTGGCAGAATCTTTTTTTTACTTAGGACTTGGTCGATATCTTAAAAGCATACCTTTTTCAAAAGTAGCTCCTTCGTTGGGGCAGCATATGGAAGAGACAGCGTATGAAACTATTAATTTTAACAAAAAAACTATAGCCAGTGTCTCTCAAGCAATTAATATAATGAGCAAATATACATTTTGGGAAAGCCAATGTCTTGTAAAAGCTATTGCAGCAATGAAAATGCTGGAGAAGCGTAACATCGAAAGCACTTTATATTTGGGAACAGCAAGAGATGAGTCAGGGGAACTTGTAGCTCATGCTTGGCTGCGAAGTGGACCATATTTTGTCACGGGTTCAGAAGGTAAGGAGAATTATACGGTTGTTGGCAAATTTGCTAAGAAAATTGGAGGATTAGAGAATGAGACTTAA
- a CDS encoding nucleotidyltransferase family protein, with translation MRLNLAKVPRELKIIFELLKDESIENLVEKSRYLFTKIDWTLFLKLSIHHRVYTMIYPRLKQLPEDIIPSNVIQYLADKYRNNTFKMLFLSAEMEQLSKKLSEHQIRVLFLKGPVIAHDLYGDISLRTSSDLDFLVPFEKLERTEELLKTLGYEKDEYIHSVLGDWKWRHHHFTYFHPVKKTKAEVHWRLNPGPGLEPHFEDLWKERRKSELTSSPIYFLGKEDLFLFLVSHGARHGWSRLRWLSDIQHMMGQDIDWNKIQVLLKKHHFINQGSQALVLASELLNADVKTNMTHMVENKKSRGLAQEAIFYFERMVNLHTDPVPDEIWKYHAKHLFSLMSPKQKLLFLFSCIHPLPEDAETLRLPNRLHFLYFPLRPFLWAWRKTKRETRYLRGQKS, from the coding sequence ATGAGACTTAATTTAGCAAAGGTGCCTAGAGAATTAAAGATCATTTTCGAACTTTTAAAAGACGAAAGTATTGAAAACTTAGTTGAAAAAAGCAGGTATTTGTTTACTAAGATTGATTGGACTCTATTTTTAAAATTAAGTATACATCATCGTGTTTATACAATGATTTATCCCCGCTTAAAACAGCTTCCTGAAGACATAATCCCATCAAACGTTATTCAATATCTGGCTGACAAATACAGGAATAATACATTCAAAATGCTTTTCTTAAGTGCAGAAATGGAGCAGCTGAGCAAGAAACTTTCAGAACACCAGATACGTGTTCTTTTTTTAAAAGGGCCAGTAATTGCCCACGATTTATACGGAGATATATCTCTCCGGACTTCTAGTGATCTGGATTTTCTCGTTCCTTTTGAAAAACTTGAAAGAACAGAAGAACTTTTGAAAACCCTTGGGTATGAAAAAGATGAATATATACATTCTGTGCTGGGCGATTGGAAGTGGAGACATCATCATTTTACTTATTTTCATCCTGTCAAAAAAACTAAAGCTGAAGTTCATTGGCGATTGAATCCTGGACCTGGCCTTGAACCTCATTTTGAAGATCTATGGAAGGAAAGGCGTAAAAGTGAACTGACATCTTCACCAATTTACTTTTTAGGAAAAGAAGACTTATTTTTGTTTCTGGTGTCGCACGGAGCAAGGCATGGATGGTCAAGATTAAGGTGGCTGTCAGATATTCAGCATATGATGGGGCAGGATATAGACTGGAATAAAATACAGGTATTGCTAAAAAAGCACCATTTCATTAATCAAGGTTCACAAGCTTTGGTTTTAGCATCGGAATTGTTAAATGCAGACGTTAAAACCAATATGACACATATGGTGGAAAATAAAAAATCAAGAGGACTCGCTCAGGAGGCAATTTTTTATTTTGAAAGAATGGTTAACTTACATACTGATCCTGTGCCTGATGAGATCTGGAAATATCATGCAAAACATTTATTTAGTTTAATGTCGCCAAAACAAAAATTACTCTTTTTATTTAGTTGCATTCATCCTTTGCCAGAGGACGCTGAAACACTCCGGTTGCCAAATCGACTTCATTTTTTGTATTTTCCTTTACGCCCCTTTTTATGGGCATGGAGGAAAACGAAAAGAGAAACAAGATACCTTAGGGGGCAAAAATCTTGA
- a CDS encoding ABC transporter ATP-binding protein, producing the protein MNLILYFLKQIQSYAGKRLYINLLATVFISLLDGVGILLLIPMISITGIIDFNVGNTPFNEIFSFFDRIPSSVGLPFILLIFVLIVILQNILHRYITIQNIKIQHGFFRHLRVNTYHSLLHANWAFFIKNRKSDLINLLTTEVARSSAGTHSLLLFLASLIFTVIQIGLAFFLSPSITFFLLLCGAFIVFLNREFLKMSLALGKKNYSLGKEYLAGITDQINGIKDIKSNTLEKSKMNWFLNVTKGMQDEQIEYTTLRTMSQLYYKVASSVLIAVFIFIAANMFHAQAGELMLIIVIFSRLWPRVAGIQSSLEQIATMLPSFHAVKNLQNESRIAVEFKESENLSISPIQIKKEIECKSVYFRYSQKPLDSYALEDINLVIPSNKMTAFVGRSGAGKSTLIDILMGLNLPEKGQVLIDGKPLTSENLLSMRKAVSYVPQDPFLFNASIKENLLMVVSDATDEEIWRALEFSSAAEFVRKLPNGLETLIGDRGIRLSGGERQRIVLSRAILRKPSILVLDEATSALDNENEANIQRALERLKGSMTIIVIAHRLSTIRNADQVIVLDQGNVIQKGEFGQLAKDKKNLFGKLLNNQKDASL; encoded by the coding sequence TTGAATCTAATCTTGTATTTTCTGAAGCAAATACAATCTTATGCTGGGAAAAGACTATATATAAACTTATTAGCTACTGTGTTTATAAGTTTATTAGATGGTGTAGGTATTTTATTGCTTATTCCCATGATAAGCATTACTGGCATTATCGATTTTAATGTGGGGAATACCCCTTTTAACGAGATTTTCTCTTTTTTTGACCGTATTCCAAGCAGTGTCGGTCTGCCTTTCATTCTATTAATTTTTGTTCTTATCGTGATCTTACAAAATATTTTACATCGTTACATAACGATTCAGAACATAAAAATCCAGCATGGTTTTTTTCGCCACTTGCGAGTAAACACGTATCATTCTTTGCTCCACGCAAACTGGGCTTTTTTTATAAAAAATAGAAAATCCGACTTAATCAATTTATTAACAACTGAAGTTGCCCGTTCTAGCGCCGGAACTCATTCGCTGCTGCTGTTTTTGGCATCTCTAATTTTTACTGTTATTCAAATCGGTCTAGCCTTCTTTCTTTCTCCCAGTATTACGTTTTTCTTATTGCTTTGCGGGGCTTTTATTGTCTTTCTAAACAGGGAATTTTTAAAGATGTCACTAGCTTTAGGGAAAAAAAATTATTCTCTAGGGAAAGAATACCTTGCTGGAATTACCGACCAAATTAATGGTATTAAGGATATTAAAAGCAATACTCTTGAAAAATCCAAAATGAATTGGTTTCTAAATGTTACTAAAGGAATGCAAGATGAACAGATTGAATACACCACATTAAGGACTATGTCCCAACTCTATTACAAAGTGGCTTCTTCTGTACTTATAGCTGTGTTTATTTTCATTGCAGCAAACATGTTTCATGCACAGGCGGGGGAATTAATGCTGATTATTGTGATCTTTTCAAGATTATGGCCAAGAGTTGCAGGTATTCAAAGTTCTTTAGAGCAGATTGCTACTATGCTTCCCTCATTTCATGCTGTGAAGAATCTACAAAATGAATCCAGAATAGCTGTTGAATTCAAAGAATCTGAGAACCTTTCAATTAGTCCTATTCAAATCAAGAAAGAAATTGAATGTAAAAGTGTATATTTCCGTTATTCTCAAAAACCCTTAGATTCCTATGCATTAGAAGATATCAATCTTGTTATACCTTCGAATAAAATGACAGCATTCGTCGGAAGATCTGGCGCAGGAAAGAGTACATTAATAGATATTTTGATGGGATTAAATCTTCCAGAAAAAGGTCAAGTATTAATAGACGGTAAACCTCTGACGAGTGAAAACCTGCTTTCAATGCGTAAAGCTGTTAGTTACGTGCCGCAAGATCCATTTCTATTCAATGCGAGTATTAAAGAAAATCTTCTAATGGTTGTATCTGATGCTACAGATGAAGAAATATGGAGAGCATTAGAATTCTCATCAGCTGCTGAATTTGTTAGAAAACTGCCCAATGGATTAGAAACATTAATTGGAGATAGGGGTATTCGTTTATCAGGTGGGGAGAGACAGCGAATTGTCCTATCCAGAGCAATATTACGGAAGCCTTCTATACTTGTTTTAGATGAAGCTACAAGTGCTTTAGATAATGAAAACGAAGCAAATATTCAAAGAGCATTAGAAAGGCTTAAAGGAAGTATGACAATCATTGTCATTGCTCATCGACTGTCAACAATAAGAAACGCAGATCAGGTAATTGTCTTAGATCAAGGGAATGTCATTCAAAAAGGTGAGTTTGGTCAGCTGGCGAAAGATAAGAAAAATCTTTTTGGGAAATTATTAAACAATCAAAAAGATGCAAGTCTTTAA